Proteins found in one Lutimonas zeaxanthinifaciens genomic segment:
- a CDS encoding S9 family peptidase, whose product MQQISFWQTCLVAGLLMAMPATVTAQEGELTLDDLFATPKLTGTTPSRPAWAPNSEHFAFSWSEPGNPGRGLWVSTNDGKEMRLRSNTASASVRDIVWTDANTIISLRGNHLWQTSLSHGDDLQLMPVEAGAHHLSISPSGNQAAYIRKGDLWLADFPSKQNRQLTDIGIASLSSLRKGRYSRPEREIGPGIWSGPTYKWSPDGKTIAFHAVDRREMRKVPFPDYLAAETNPNEVRRGYPGDPNEIRRVGLLDVESGNIIYLDLPDPQANQVIDFNWSPEGALLIDTASDTAVERKLFVVAPGESQLREIWRGVRESRMYTSFGSTWHPDGQQVVFLSDMGDRYGLYTIDASPSRDRPQLLTDPSYDVLSAPSIAGDALFYAGNGVNPYEQHVYRLNMSGGDPEQVTRLSGRNVGYPSPDGRHLVFMHSNDTSPPELYVVSSKVGDAKRITHSPLPAFTERTWAAAEYVSFPSLVDDYTLHARILKPDNMQPGKKYPVLFGPVYSNTARNRWAGNYSLVQQLLAEKGYIIVQVDSRGSNGYGRAFREEFLLGFADQDIEDYVSAVAYMESLAYVDPDRIGIWGSSYGGTLSVYSLLMKPGLFQAGVAAAAAVDPMFFGTDDVAIVRSPQTHPEIFERKALNYAANLQDKLLFIHGIQDHVVPFRTTAVLAEELIKQGKDFDFVFAPGATHGWSRERDYNRYLFGKIIEYFDRHLAVPSE is encoded by the coding sequence ATGCAACAGATCTCTTTTTGGCAAACATGCTTAGTGGCAGGCTTACTTATGGCCATGCCGGCAACAGTAACAGCGCAGGAAGGTGAGCTCACTCTTGATGACTTGTTCGCAACGCCGAAACTCACGGGAACAACCCCGTCCAGGCCTGCCTGGGCACCTAACAGCGAGCACTTCGCCTTTTCCTGGAGTGAACCAGGAAATCCAGGGCGTGGACTCTGGGTATCTACAAACGATGGGAAGGAAATGCGCCTCCGTTCTAATACGGCATCCGCCTCAGTCCGCGATATTGTCTGGACCGACGCGAACACAATCATCAGCCTGCGAGGTAACCACCTATGGCAGACATCGCTGAGTCATGGAGACGACCTCCAGTTGATGCCCGTCGAGGCAGGTGCACATCATCTGTCAATATCGCCAAGCGGCAACCAAGCGGCGTATATACGGAAGGGTGACCTGTGGCTTGCTGACTTCCCTTCCAAACAGAATCGACAGCTTACCGATATCGGCATTGCCAGTCTCTCGAGCTTACGGAAGGGCCGCTACAGCCGACCGGAACGTGAAATCGGTCCAGGCATCTGGAGTGGGCCAACCTACAAGTGGTCCCCGGATGGTAAGACAATCGCGTTTCACGCCGTTGACCGACGTGAGATGCGAAAGGTGCCGTTCCCGGATTACCTTGCTGCCGAAACCAATCCCAATGAGGTACGCCGAGGATACCCGGGCGATCCAAACGAGATTCGCAGGGTTGGCCTGCTCGATGTAGAAAGCGGTAACATTATATACCTCGATTTGCCGGACCCGCAGGCCAACCAGGTCATCGACTTCAACTGGTCACCGGAAGGAGCTCTGCTAATTGATACCGCATCCGATACGGCGGTTGAACGTAAGTTGTTCGTCGTTGCACCTGGGGAAAGCCAACTGCGAGAAATTTGGCGTGGTGTTCGAGAGAGCCGCATGTACACATCATTTGGATCTACATGGCATCCGGATGGGCAGCAGGTCGTTTTCTTAAGCGATATGGGTGATCGTTACGGCCTTTATACGATCGATGCCTCTCCGTCTCGGGATCGTCCGCAACTCCTGACAGATCCGTCCTACGATGTGCTGTCCGCTCCAAGTATTGCTGGTGATGCACTGTTTTATGCAGGAAATGGCGTTAATCCATACGAACAACACGTGTATCGTTTGAATATGTCCGGGGGCGATCCCGAGCAGGTGACGCGTCTTTCTGGCCGCAACGTTGGCTACCCCTCACCGGATGGCCGGCACTTGGTGTTCATGCACAGCAACGACACATCACCGCCCGAGCTTTACGTGGTAAGCAGCAAGGTTGGCGACGCTAAGCGAATAACCCACTCCCCGTTGCCTGCCTTCACGGAGCGAACCTGGGCGGCTGCGGAATACGTGAGTTTCCCCAGTCTTGTAGATGACTACACGCTGCATGCCCGGATTCTGAAACCTGACAACATGCAGCCCGGTAAGAAGTATCCAGTGCTGTTTGGGCCCGTATATTCGAATACAGCGAGGAACCGCTGGGCCGGTAATTACAGCCTTGTACAGCAGCTTTTAGCCGAGAAGGGGTATATTATCGTACAGGTGGATTCACGAGGTAGCAACGGTTATGGCCGGGCATTCCGGGAAGAGTTCCTACTGGGCTTTGCTGATCAGGACATTGAGGATTATGTAAGTGCCGTTGCATACATGGAGTCACTGGCTTATGTAGATCCCGATCGCATCGGCATCTGGGGCAGCAGTTACGGTGGCACACTCTCCGTTTATTCGCTGTTGATGAAGCCGGGCTTATTCCAGGCGGGTGTTGCCGCTGCGGCGGCTGTTGACCCGATGTTCTTTGGTACGGATGATGTTGCGATTGTTCGCAGCCCACAGACACACCCTGAGATTTTCGAAAGAAAAGCGCTCAACTATGCAGCGAATCTGCAGGATAAACTCCTGTTCATCCACGGCATCCAGGACCATGTGGTACCATTCAGGACGACGGCCGTATTAGCTGAAGAACTGATTAAACAGGGCAAGGACTTCGACTTTGTGTTTGCACCCGGTGCGACGCATGGATGGAGCCGTGAGCGGGATTACAATCGCTACCTGTTTGGCAAGATCATTGAATACTTTGACCGACACCTAGCCGTTCCGTCTGAGTAA
- a CDS encoding alpha/beta hydrolase, with the protein MVRKLIKISIIILISVSCYSQNKIHFTPNFIESKESTHKIPKDQDYTFGYLEVLENRAKPDGNTIKLPIYIFKSRSKNPKPDPIIYTVGGPGYTSMRASKYMKYYKYLDDRDFILFEQRGTQYAKPSLDCPEWANAVYESNLPNFDSSKTDSLFQMAAKQCNERLRQNGIDLNYYTTNQIAADIIDLISVLGIQEYNLLTMSYSTKIGQVLIRDYPDKVRSVVMDSPLPLEVNYDEESVKNLLESLDKLLSDCETDTDCGDAFPNIKSRFLKFLEEKTNNPLEVKVENPKSGELESFYLKGKDLINVFSSA; encoded by the coding sequence ATGGTAAGGAAACTTATTAAAATTAGTATCATTATTCTGATTTCTGTTAGTTGCTACAGTCAGAACAAAATACATTTTACACCTAATTTCATTGAATCTAAAGAGAGTACTCATAAAATTCCGAAAGATCAAGACTATACTTTTGGATATTTAGAAGTTTTAGAAAATAGAGCCAAACCTGACGGTAATACGATAAAATTACCAATATATATTTTTAAAAGCCGAAGCAAAAACCCAAAACCTGACCCGATTATTTACACGGTGGGAGGACCTGGTTATACTTCTATGCGTGCATCAAAGTATATGAAATACTATAAGTATCTTGATGATCGAGATTTTATTTTATTTGAGCAAAGAGGTACTCAATATGCAAAGCCGAGTTTAGACTGTCCTGAATGGGCAAACGCAGTGTATGAATCTAATCTTCCAAATTTTGATTCTTCCAAAACTGATAGTCTTTTTCAAATGGCAGCCAAACAGTGCAACGAAAGATTACGGCAAAATGGAATTGACCTAAACTATTACACAACAAACCAAATTGCTGCCGATATAATAGACTTAATAAGTGTATTGGGAATTCAAGAGTATAATTTACTTACCATGTCCTATAGTACTAAAATTGGACAGGTTTTAATACGAGATTATCCTGATAAAGTTAGAAGTGTAGTCATGGATTCACCGCTTCCTTTAGAAGTTAATTATGATGAAGAAAGCGTGAAGAATCTTCTGGAGTCTTTAGATAAATTACTATCTGATTGTGAAACAGATACTGACTGTGGTGATGCCTTTCCGAATATTAAAAGTCGCTTCCTCAAATTTCTGGAAGAGAAGACAAACAATCCACTTGAAGTAAAAGTAGAAAATCCAAAAAGTGGCGAACTGGAAAGTTTTTATCTCAAAGGGAAAGACTTGATAAACGTATTCTCCTCAGCTTAA
- a CDS encoding serine hydrolase encodes MRLSIKLLCFVFITFSTLNTFTQNTDNELFDRIDSYLESSVTNGFSGVVLVSKKGEIILSKGYGWADRENKIPNSPSTVFNIGSVTKQFTASAILKLVEQGKIKTSDKISLYFAQTPIDKSEITIHQLLTHTSGISERTGGFRYDEASKEQFLIEFFESELQSKPGTKYQYANANYIMLTAILELISGQTYGSFLNDYLFEPSQMKSTGYKSITFNTERLAHGYYYDRNDEKWTDWGTTQQHLPYNNKHWYSIGKGDIHSTIEDLYKWHIALKNDIVLTSETKEIQETPYVAENDEMTSYYGYGWAISHSDRDTKIVAHNGSNGLYFADFVRFTDDEVVVIYITNAFLGSGSENVAQEIGKMIFDSNYRATPISKNVYELIHEFMKMNPSVNAEKLPDFLKKELNYQFNDHAVLNRLGYSKLKKEDKPDWALELFKLNVKLFPEDGNLWDSLGEAYLKYDKMEEAIMSYTKAVQLGNEGSKETLNELLKKE; translated from the coding sequence ATGAGGTTATCTATTAAATTACTATGTTTTGTTTTCATTACTTTTTCAACATTAAATACTTTTACTCAAAACACTGATAATGAACTATTTGATAGAATTGACTCCTATTTGGAGTCAAGTGTAACAAATGGGTTTTCCGGAGTGGTTCTCGTTTCTAAAAAGGGAGAAATTATTTTATCTAAAGGATATGGATGGGCAGATAGGGAAAACAAAATACCCAACTCACCATCAACAGTTTTTAACATTGGTTCTGTAACTAAGCAATTTACGGCATCTGCCATTTTAAAACTTGTAGAACAAGGAAAAATTAAAACATCCGATAAAATAAGTTTATATTTTGCCCAAACACCTATCGACAAAAGTGAGATAACTATTCATCAGTTATTGACTCATACATCTGGAATTTCTGAAAGAACGGGAGGTTTTAGATATGATGAAGCAAGTAAAGAACAGTTTTTAATAGAATTTTTTGAATCAGAATTACAATCTAAACCTGGAACAAAGTACCAATATGCAAATGCTAACTACATTATGCTAACCGCTATATTAGAATTGATTTCAGGACAAACGTATGGTTCTTTTCTAAATGACTATTTATTTGAACCTTCTCAAATGAAAAGCACAGGATACAAATCTATCACGTTTAATACAGAAAGGCTTGCACATGGATACTACTATGATAGAAATGATGAGAAATGGACAGATTGGGGAACAACCCAGCAACATCTTCCTTACAATAATAAACACTGGTACAGTATTGGAAAGGGAGACATTCATTCCACCATAGAAGATCTGTATAAATGGCATATTGCTTTAAAAAACGACATTGTTTTAACATCAGAAACAAAGGAAATCCAAGAAACACCTTATGTAGCCGAAAATGATGAAATGACCTCATATTATGGCTATGGTTGGGCAATATCTCATAGTGACAGAGACACCAAAATCGTTGCTCATAATGGTAGTAACGGATTATATTTTGCAGATTTTGTTCGATTTACAGATGATGAGGTGGTTGTTATATACATAACAAATGCGTTTTTAGGAAGTGGTTCAGAAAATGTTGCCCAAGAAATTGGTAAAATGATTTTTGATTCAAATTATAGGGCAACACCAATTTCCAAGAACGTTTATGAATTAATTCATGAATTTATGAAAATGAATCCATCTGTAAATGCGGAAAAATTACCAGATTTTTTAAAAAAAGAACTTAATTATCAATTTAACGACCATGCCGTACTAAATAGACTTGGATATAGCAAGTTGAAAAAAGAAGACAAACCTGACTGGGCGTTAGAACTATTTAAACTTAATGTGAAGTTATTCCCTGAAGATGGCAATTTATGGGATTCTCTTGGTGAAGCTTACTTAAAATATGACAAAATGGAAGAAGCCATAATGAGTTACACAAAAGCGGTGCAATTAGGTAATGAAGGCTCAAAGGAAACATTGAATGAATTGTTAAAAAAAGAATAG
- a CDS encoding glycoside hydrolase family 3 protein, with product MYKSISILFGLSLLTSCIQTNKKKEVTQYSELLSEKSQVLVEKEGVTFRDLNSNGKLDIYEDINQDIQARTEDLLSRMTLEEKAGMMFINGAPVSKDAKPDGKEGLEGPASRMASVVENMDNLKMTHFNIWSIPADLNIFAKWYNNTQQVAEKTRLGIPVTIASDPRHHFSNTIFSLSAQGFAQFCEMPGFAAIGDENLVAEFANIVREEYLAIGIREALHPQIDLATEPRWSRISGNFSEDAELTARLVKPYIRGLQGEELSNGVACMTKHFPGGGPQKEGLDPHFSFQKGQIYPGDNFDYHLIPFEAAFEVNTAAIMPYYGIPTDQTDENVAMAYNKTIITTLLREKYKYDGVVCTDWGLITDRPMGPDVVWKARAWGVEDLSAAERALKIIEAGCDQFGGENRPELIVQLVKEGKLTEKRIDVSVRRLLNQKFQLGLFDNPFVDETKVNEVFGKESSIALGEKTQKISMTLLKNDESTLPLAQKNVKVYIENIDSTTVANYAEVVTTPEAADIAIIRLNTPWYPAETKVPFAKSFHHGDLNFKHEEKSRILELLNKVPTVVDIYLDRPAVIPEITSAARALIANYGASDKSVCEVLFGNTAPQGKLPFELPSSMKEVEYQKTDIPYDSENPLFQFGFGLEYEKN from the coding sequence ATGTATAAATCAATATCCATACTTTTTGGGCTTTCACTGCTTACTTCCTGCATTCAAACCAATAAAAAAAAGGAAGTAACTCAATATTCAGAATTATTGAGTGAAAAGTCTCAAGTCTTAGTTGAAAAAGAAGGTGTAACATTCAGAGATTTAAACAGCAACGGGAAATTAGATATTTACGAAGATATCAATCAAGATATTCAAGCCAGGACTGAAGATCTGTTAAGTCGAATGACTTTGGAAGAAAAGGCGGGTATGATGTTCATTAATGGAGCACCGGTTAGCAAAGATGCGAAACCAGATGGCAAAGAAGGTCTTGAGGGTCCTGCGTCACGAATGGCATCTGTCGTCGAAAATATGGACAATCTTAAAATGACACATTTTAATATTTGGAGCATTCCAGCTGATCTAAATATTTTTGCAAAATGGTACAATAATACGCAACAAGTCGCTGAAAAAACAAGATTGGGAATTCCAGTTACAATCGCTTCAGACCCAAGACACCACTTCAGTAACACAATTTTTTCATTGAGTGCACAAGGTTTTGCTCAATTTTGTGAAATGCCAGGATTTGCCGCTATTGGAGACGAAAACCTGGTGGCTGAATTTGCAAATATCGTCCGTGAAGAATATCTGGCAATTGGAATTAGAGAGGCCTTACATCCGCAAATTGACTTAGCTACTGAACCACGTTGGTCAAGGATTAGTGGAAACTTTAGTGAAGATGCTGAACTAACGGCTCGATTGGTCAAACCTTATATACGTGGTTTGCAAGGAGAAGAACTGAGTAATGGTGTGGCTTGTATGACGAAACACTTCCCCGGAGGCGGACCACAAAAAGAAGGTTTAGATCCACATTTTTCATTTCAAAAAGGACAAATATATCCCGGCGATAATTTTGACTATCATCTTATTCCCTTCGAGGCTGCTTTTGAAGTCAATACGGCTGCCATTATGCCTTATTATGGCATACCGACGGACCAAACGGACGAGAACGTGGCAATGGCTTATAACAAAACCATTATTACTACTTTGTTGAGAGAAAAATATAAATATGATGGTGTCGTTTGCACCGATTGGGGCTTGATTACCGACAGACCTATGGGGCCTGATGTGGTTTGGAAAGCTAGGGCATGGGGGGTGGAAGATTTAAGTGCCGCCGAGCGAGCTTTAAAAATTATTGAAGCTGGTTGTGACCAATTTGGTGGTGAGAACAGACCGGAGTTGATTGTTCAATTAGTCAAAGAAGGCAAATTGACTGAAAAACGCATTGATGTTTCTGTAAGACGTTTGTTAAATCAAAAGTTCCAATTAGGTTTGTTTGACAATCCTTTTGTTGATGAAACGAAAGTCAATGAAGTTTTTGGCAAAGAATCATCAATAGCATTAGGAGAGAAAACGCAAAAAATCTCAATGACACTTTTAAAAAATGATGAATCAACATTGCCTTTAGCACAAAAAAATGTTAAGGTATACATTGAAAACATTGATAGTACAACGGTAGCTAATTATGCTGAAGTAGTTACAACACCAGAAGCAGCTGATATTGCGATTATCAGATTGAATACGCCTTGGTATCCAGCGGAAACCAAGGTGCCTTTTGCAAAAAGTTTTCATCATGGTGATTTAAATTTTAAACATGAAGAAAAAAGTAGAATCTTAGAACTTTTAAATAAGGTACCAACAGTTGTTGATATTTATTTGGATAGACCTGCTGTCATTCCTGAAATTACTAGTGCGGCAAGGGCTCTGATTGCCAATTACGGTGCAAGTGATAAATCTGTTTGTGAAGTGCTTTTTGGAAATACCGCACCTCAAGGAAAATTACCTTTTGAGTTACCTTCGTCTATGAAAGAAGTAGAATACCAAAAAACTGATATACCCTATGATAGCGAAAATCCGTTATTCCAATTTGGGTTTGGACTAGAGTATGAAAAGAATTAA
- a CDS encoding cupin domain-containing protein — protein MIFTVVKGKVDTNGKSLDLKWELLPKCNMKDPLYHVHPEAIETYHILEGEMEFFIKDKWVKAKKGDKLKVDIGVKHAFRNPTDQIVKVYNTHEPALDMEDYFEDVCRVAELAKNPKTSKVSMKNIKTLLLFGKLMSNYRREIIAVNPPDILVRTLGVLANLIGTAYKKSS, from the coding sequence ATGATTTTTACTGTAGTGAAAGGTAAAGTAGATACAAACGGAAAGTCTCTAGACCTTAAATGGGAATTATTACCAAAGTGTAATATGAAAGATCCGCTGTATCATGTTCACCCTGAAGCCATTGAAACGTATCATATACTTGAAGGAGAAATGGAATTCTTTATCAAGGATAAGTGGGTAAAAGCGAAGAAAGGAGATAAACTAAAAGTAGATATTGGGGTGAAACATGCATTCCGAAATCCTACTGATCAAATTGTGAAAGTCTATAATACTCATGAGCCTGCTTTGGACATGGAAGACTATTTTGAGGATGTCTGTAGAGTAGCTGAGCTGGCTAAAAATCCTAAGACAAGCAAAGTGAGTATGAAGAATATTAAGACTTTATTGCTTTTTGGTAAACTCATGAGTAATTACAGAAGAGAAATTATAGCTGTAAATCCACCCGATATTCTTGTTAGAACTTTAGGGGTTTTAGCGAATCTAATAGGAACAGCATATAAAAAAAGCAGCTAA
- a CDS encoding cupin domain-containing protein: MKTDNTKWVLGHKVTTYDTSGDYDMMMAETPPKVQGPPPHLHNSFKESFLIIEGEMEFFINGEVIQVKEGESVDIPPKTLHTFGNKSNSICKWVNIHSPKGFRDFFDKMGIPAEKENAQLESITPTIIKKVMETAADFDMIIKV, translated from the coding sequence ATGAAAACAGACAATACAAAATGGGTTTTAGGTCATAAAGTAACAACTTATGATACTTCAGGTGATTATGACATGATGATGGCCGAAACTCCGCCTAAGGTTCAGGGTCCACCACCTCATTTACATAATAGCTTCAAAGAATCTTTCTTAATAATAGAAGGTGAAATGGAATTTTTCATAAATGGAGAGGTGATCCAGGTTAAGGAAGGAGAGTCAGTTGATATTCCACCAAAAACTTTGCATACTTTTGGAAATAAAAGCAATTCAATTTGTAAATGGGTAAATATTCATAGCCCTAAAGGTTTTAGAGACTTTTTTGATAAAATGGGAATCCCTGCTGAAAAAGAAAATGCACAATTAGAATCTATTACTCCCACTATTATCAAAAAAGTAATGGAAACAGCAGCAGATTTTGACATGATCATCAAAGTTTAG
- a CDS encoding TetR/AcrR family transcriptional regulator, whose translation MKKEYIKSGRVNQKLETRSKILTSAQYYINNGLEFTLEDIAKKSGISRATIYRYYSKVEILANEAGLDLNTKSPENIIENLKEKNIEDIILGIQHYYNKLAIDHEGAFRKYLSTVLTSNPSELKRGARRKKTLQLAFENASVQAQEKEKLVNLFTLLMGIEPLIVTKDVSGLNNDQSVEIMKWGVQLILKGYFESNKK comes from the coding sequence ATGAAAAAAGAATATATCAAATCGGGCAGGGTAAATCAAAAATTAGAAACCAGAAGCAAAATTTTAACTAGTGCACAATACTACATAAATAACGGATTAGAATTTACGCTTGAAGATATTGCAAAAAAATCTGGAATATCAAGAGCTACTATTTATCGTTATTATTCAAAAGTTGAAATTCTGGCAAATGAAGCTGGATTGGATTTAAATACAAAAAGCCCAGAAAATATTATTGAAAACCTAAAAGAAAAAAATATTGAAGACATAATTCTAGGGATTCAACATTACTACAACAAACTAGCGATAGATCATGAGGGTGCATTCCGAAAATATCTAAGTACAGTATTAACGTCAAATCCATCTGAATTAAAAAGAGGTGCGAGGCGAAAAAAAACGTTACAGCTTGCCTTTGAAAACGCATCTGTCCAAGCTCAAGAAAAAGAAAAATTAGTCAATTTATTTACGCTCTTAATGGGAATAGAACCACTAATAGTCACTAAAGATGTTTCTGGTTTAAATAATGATCAATCCGTAGAAATTATGAAATGGGGTGTCCAATTAATTCTGAAGGGCTACTTTGAATCTAACAAAAAATAA
- the rsgA gene encoding ribosome small subunit-dependent GTPase A, protein MTLEDLGYRNDLEKYRKEQHLDSFGIGRIIKQHKDRYSVKTISGELDCELIGNLRFTLESETELPAVGDWVSISEYDTSKGLIHAVLPRFSILERKAVGKKGQSQIIATNIDVGLIIQSINRDFSVNRLERYITICNTAKIEPVIVLSKIDLLEEQDLEKLLIRVKERIKNVVVYAISNLNKAGIDGVKSILKKGKTYCLLGSSGVGKSTLINVLAGEHIMNTGEISEAIDRGKHVTTHRELIVFEDGILIDNPGMREIGITESRDGIEMTFDEISALSKTCKYKDCKHISEYGCAVLIALENDDLSLETYENYLKMEKERMHFESSSLQRKKKGKDLGKLIKNMKKNHNKY, encoded by the coding sequence GTGACCCTTGAAGATTTAGGATATAGAAACGATTTGGAAAAATATCGTAAAGAACAACATCTTGATTCTTTTGGAATAGGTAGAATTATTAAACAACACAAAGATCGTTACAGCGTCAAAACTATTTCTGGAGAATTAGATTGTGAACTTATTGGTAACTTAAGATTCACTTTGGAAAGTGAAACGGAATTACCAGCCGTTGGTGACTGGGTGTCTATTTCAGAATACGATACAAGTAAAGGTCTAATTCATGCTGTTCTCCCCAGATTTTCAATATTGGAAAGAAAGGCTGTTGGAAAAAAAGGCCAATCCCAGATCATTGCCACCAATATAGATGTTGGTTTGATCATTCAATCTATTAATAGAGATTTTAGTGTTAATCGGCTTGAACGGTATATAACAATTTGTAACACAGCTAAAATTGAACCTGTCATAGTTTTAAGTAAAATTGATTTACTCGAAGAACAAGATCTTGAAAAATTATTAATCCGAGTCAAAGAGAGAATTAAAAACGTAGTTGTCTATGCTATAAGCAACCTAAATAAAGCTGGGATAGATGGTGTGAAATCCATTTTAAAGAAAGGAAAAACATACTGTTTGCTGGGTTCTTCAGGTGTTGGAAAATCAACCTTGATCAATGTTTTAGCCGGAGAACATATTATGAATACAGGGGAGATCAGTGAAGCTATAGACCGTGGCAAGCATGTTACTACTCATAGAGAACTTATTGTATTTGAGGATGGAATACTAATTGATAACCCCGGAATGCGAGAAATAGGAATAACCGAATCTCGTGATGGAATTGAAATGACCTTTGATGAGATTTCAGCTCTTTCTAAGACCTGTAAATACAAAGATTGTAAGCATATTAGTGAATATGGATGTGCCGTATTGATTGCACTGGAAAATGATGATTTAAGCCTTGAAACTTATGAGAACTACCTCAAGATGGAAAAAGAAAGAATGCATTTTGAATCAAGTTCGCTTCAAAGGAAAAAGAAGGGTAAGGACCTGGGCAAGCTGATTAAGAATATGAAAAAGAACCACAATAAATACTAA
- a CDS encoding SRPBCC family protein → MKKILLVLFSVFLTSVTFGQEKRVISKIDSTKTPELVLIQELTVKAPIKSVWDAYTTKNGWESWAVPLAEVDLKVGGFIKTNYNEKGVIGDSTTIVTHIINYVPNRLLTLQAEITNNFPEFMKDDAKDFYNVIYFDELENGETNIKSFGIGYKNNPKYLSLMNYFIPANEKTLMKLIAYLEKE, encoded by the coding sequence ATGAAAAAAATACTACTCGTACTCTTTTCAGTCTTTCTGACCTCAGTTACTTTTGGACAAGAGAAGAGAGTTATATCGAAAATAGATTCAACCAAAACACCTGAACTGGTTTTAATTCAAGAACTGACAGTAAAAGCACCCATCAAATCTGTTTGGGATGCTTACACTACGAAAAATGGCTGGGAAAGCTGGGCCGTTCCACTTGCTGAGGTTGATTTAAAAGTTGGTGGTTTTATCAAAACAAATTATAACGAGAAAGGAGTGATTGGGGATAGTACAACAATTGTGACTCATATCATAAATTATGTACCAAACAGGTTGCTCACGCTGCAGGCAGAAATAACGAATAATTTTCCGGAATTTATGAAAGATGATGCCAAAGACTTTTATAATGTCATTTACTTTGATGAGTTGGAGAATGGAGAGACAAATATTAAATCATTTGGAATTGGGTATAAAAACAATCCGAAGTACTTGTCGTTAATGAATTATTTCATTCCAGCGAATGAAAAGACCTTAATGAAATTGATCGCTTACCTGGAAAAGGAATGA